One Trichoderma asperellum chromosome 5, complete sequence genomic region harbors:
- a CDS encoding uncharacterized protein (EggNog:ENOG41), producing MDFWSRLLSPLSSGSSRQEQAKDPAKRLHRFEKEYAGLLSIWRKSTNLSQDIDAAETVEIRLQELTNILSDESRRPLPHPCIQYASIKQIYVPIGKIATSSYNEWIIKEAVLFFATLIESEEEAFVENHTFSASLTNLLVRITGVNSARLGLDTESRVVELAFNITTKIRLDPEILPAWFKTQQDVNRPSDRAASVRDKFAGRTKRADFPLFYILMDYIHHEGKVGDFARTGLLYIIEAASSSESLEQWIVESDLSTLMATGLGALYSQLSRKLVIDHLPNNLPPILALSDYQHPTSNYEIVSSCSGEFQSHLETFLSHLLFWQDVLNHCKSVEVKSTLLEHFQVIFLQQLLYPSLLESSDIDGGSSVAVLTYLRRIIESLDHPDMINLILHYLLALPETVTSNSPLQGLP from the exons ATGGATTTC TGGTCGCGCTTGTTAAGCCCTCTCTCCTCCGGGAGCTCCCGTCAGGAACAGGCAAAGGATCCTGCCAAGCGTCTTCATCGCTTCGAGAAGGAGTACGCCGGATTGCTG TCTATCTGGCGCAAATCTACCAACCTGTCCCAAGACATCGACGCCGCCGAAACGGTCGAGATTAGGCTCCAAGAGCTTACCAATATCCTCAGCGACGAAAGCCGCCGGCCGCTGCCGCACCCGTGTATCCAGTATGCCTCTATCAAGCAGATATACGTGCCCATCGGGAAGATTGCGACGTCGTCCTACAACGAATGGATCATAAAAGAGGCTGTCCTCTTCTTTGCAACCCTAATTgagagcgaagaagaggcattTGTCGAGAACCATACCTTCTCTGCTAGTCTAACAAACCTGCTGGTGCGCATTACTGGCGTCAACAGTGCTCGTCTCGGGCTGGATACCGAGTCACGAGTAGTGGAGCTGGCGTtcaacatcaccaccaaGATACGTTTAGACCCTGAGATCTTGCCTGCTTGGTTTAAGACGCAGCAGGACGTCAACCGCCCGAGCGACAGGGCCGCCAGTGTCCGGGACAAGTTCGCTGGCCGAACCAAGAGGGCCGATTTCCCCCTCTTTTATATCCTGATGGACTACATCCACCACGAAGGCAAGGTCGGTGACTTTGCGCGTACGGGGCTTCTATACATCATCGAGGCCGCTTCGAGCTCGGAATCGCTGGAGCAATGGATCGTCGAGAGTGACCTGTCGACTCTCATGGCCACTGGACTGGGGGCTCTATACAGCCAGTTGAGTCGAAAGCTTGTTATAGACCACCTGCCGAATAATCTGCCGcccatcctcgccctctccGACTACCAACACCCAACATCAAACTACGAAATTGTTAGCTCTTGCTCTGGAGAGTTCCAATCCCATCTAGAGACCTTTTTGTCACACCTCCTCTTTTGGCAGGATGTCTTGAACCACTGCAAATCTGTGGAGGTTAAATCGACGCTCCTTGAACATTTCCAGGTTATTTTCTTACAGCAGCTTTT ATACCCATCATTGCTTGAGTCTTCCGATATAGACGGAGGCTCATCCGTTGCAGTTTTGACCTATCTTCGTCGTATCATAGAATCTCTAGATCACCCTGACATGATCAACCTCATTCTCCACTACCTGCTGGCTTTGCCTGAAACTGTCACTTCGAATAGCCCCCTTCAGGGACTGCCATAA
- a CDS encoding uncharacterized protein (EggNog:ENOG41): MMAEKPDTTATPLLFNLVDLILACLRSRNQQTIYVTLQLVSAIVKRHHRYAVLTLLQTDMFPSNNINRTVGAHEQEIEYLMALAETIGGRDDFDETYESILKDTMARLESHPCSLRLVAPRLSQHNHKLPTIPDSLPGAPKDVREHTLRSDDLLLNSILDLMENFFMNPVETNLSVTDTIVDMAICGYMSIEGWLARNPKSYTYVGDEQQPGPEKGVETKSQQDGEGEEEAETETEKGEDAETEPGNKSLADELGSQDGDSSDGGFSAFTDDTEAERLESMEKCRRRPKWTQQSLPRILIVLKRLCDQVEAFKQTIPRFDELLQQRREAFQTANAIMDNPPAPVQPRTPERPSSTLDEVIRSVSPSRPTGLEGFAQRLLSELSTPSRSVTPRGRKNSTRTSGASTPGYNVSDLLSPSPFPNTSKPLPDPTRNVLNRSLSPSSAQREASGRRESRHSPANIQPAEFTAMDQSILARRVALPGEQVKLMSLDLERKPTHDAPESLFSGDELASLDGDDSSADRSEVTTEPTVTTETTDNAEPTSPTSDENMVSVSHVITNVLIYQAFLLELASLMQVRAGLFNEVRFV; the protein is encoded by the coding sequence ATGATGGCGGAGAAACCCGACACAACCGCTACTCCGCTGCTTTTCAATTTAGTCGACCTTATTCTGGCTTGTCTTCGATCGCGCAACCAGCAAACAATTTATGTCACCCTTCAGCTGGTATCAGCCATCGTGAAAAGGCACCATCGATATGCAGTCCTCACCCTCCTCCAGACCGACATGTTTCCCAGCAACAATATTAACCGAACTGTGGGCGCCCACGAGCAAGAAATTGAGTATCTGATGGCCCTAGCAGAGACTATTGGAGGACGAGACGACTTTGATGAGACCTACGAGAGCATTTTGAAAGATACCATGGCTCGGCTTGAGAGTCACCCGTGCTCTTTGAGATTGGTTGCCCCCAGATTGTCACAGCACAACCACAAGCTACCTACAATTCCAGACAGTCTCCCCGGCGCGCCCAAAGATGTTAGAGAACACACGCTCCGCAGCGATGATCTTTTGCTCAATTCTATACTCGACTTGATGGAAAACTTCTTCATGAACCCAGTAGAGACGAATTTGTCAGTCACTGATACCATAGTTGACATGGCAATATGCGGCTACATGAGTATCGAGGGTTGGCTTGCGCGAAATCCCAAGAGCTACACCTACGTCGGGGACGAGCAACAGCCAGGACCCGAAAAAGGGGTGGAAACTAAATCAcagcaagatggagaaggggaggaagaggcggagACGGAGAcggagaagggagaagacgCCGAGACTGAACCCGGTAACAAGTCACTGGCTGACGAACTTGGTTCGCAAGACGGTGATTCTTCGGATGGCGGTTTCTCGGCATTCACAGATGATACGGAAGCAGAGAGGTTGGAATCAATGGAAAAGTGCAGGCGCCGACCAAAATGGACTCAGCAATCTCTTCCTCGTATTCTCATTGTGTTGAAGCGTCTCTGCGACCAGGTCGAGGCTTTCAAGCAGACGATACCTCGGTTTGATGAGCTTCTTCAACAGCGACGAGAAGCTTTCCAGACGGCGAATGCGATTATGGACAACCCCCCAGCCCCAGTTCAGCCTCGCACGCCAGAACGGCCGAGTTCCACCCTTGATGAGGTTATCCGATCAGTGTCTCCGTCACGTCCAACTGGCCTTGAGGGCTTTGCTCAGCGGCTGCTGTCGGAGCTCTCAACTCCAAGCCGCTCTGTAACGCCCAGAGGACGCAAGAATAGCACTCGGACGTCCGGTGCATCGACACCTGGTTATAACGTGTCGGATTTGCTCTCTCCTAGCCCTTTCCCCAATACTTCCAAGCCGCTGCCTGACCCCACTAGAAATGTCCTCAACCGGAGCTTGTCGCCGTCAAGTGCTCAGCGCGAAGCCAGCGGGAGGCGAGAAAGTCGGCACAGCCCAGCAAACATTCAGCCAGCAGAATTTACCGCCATGGATCAAAGCATCTTAGCTCGGCGGGTAGCCTTGCCGGGCGAGCAAGTCAAGCTCATGTCCTTGGACTTGGAGAGAAAGCCGACACATGATGCACCCGAGTCTTTGTTCTCTGGAGATGAACTGGCTAGTCTAGATGGAGACGATAGCAGTGCGGACCGGAGCGAAGTTACCACCGAGCCGACTGTGACGACGGAGACGACAGACAATGCCGAGCCAACGAGTCCGACGAGTGATGAAAACATGGTGTCGGTATCGCACGTCATTACCAACGTACTGATATACCAAGCGTTCCTTTTGGAGCTGGCTAGCTTGATGCAAGTTCGGGCTGGGCTGTTCAACGAGGTACGCTTTGTTTAA
- a CDS encoding uncharacterized protein (TransMembrane:1 (i29-46o)~CAZy:GT32), translating into MPLSEKADSFSQLRQIIGHVSSQRRYRNYAAAGIALILLSMVWLSGNLSGSDSSQRWLDEAASRRVSLWPTKKITGTNHTHLVPPNIWQIVLPKTQPYPGDPDHVHVDPRQLENAASWIATNPGYQYSLVGHKDGNEFIKSHFSHSPKIAEIYHKLTNVGMKSDMLRYLLLDAFGGVYTDTDTLAIRPIDVWIPEQFRDKARLVVGIEFDRRDGGPWADIPHWLQFCQWTIAAAPGHPVFKKMIDRVIYSVEDLSIIHGVPVNELKLGSFEVMNSTGPAAWTDVVFEQLQEYNPILNDTQDLSFMEEPTLIGDILILPIDGFGMGQAHSASTNDGSIPEGAMMKHLFTGSWREE; encoded by the exons ATGCCTCTCAGCGAAAAGGCAGACTCGTTTTCGCAGCTGCGCCAAATCATCGGCCATGTCTCGTCCCAGCGCCGATATCGAAACtatgccgccgccggcatcGCCCTGATCCTGCTGTCCATGGTCTGGCTGAGCGGCAACCTGAGCGGCAGCGACTCCAGCCAGAGATGGCTCGACGAGGCTGCAAGCAGGCGTGTGTCGCTGTGGCCGACCAAGAAGATCACCGGCACAAACCACACCCATCTGGTTCCTCCAAACATCTGGCAGATTGTGCTTCCCAAGACGCAGCCGTATCCGGGAGACCCAGATCACGTCCACGTGGATCCCAGACAGCTGGAAAATGCGGCCTCGTGGATTGCTACGAATCCCGGCTACCAGTA CTCGCTGGTAGGCCACAAGGACGGCAACGAGTTCATCAAGAGCCACTTTAGCCACAGTCCCAAGATCGCCGAGATATACCACAAGCTCACCAACGTGGGCATGAAGTCCGACATGCTGCGCTACCTCCTCCTCGACGCCTTTGGCGGCGTCTACACCGACACCGACACCCTCGCCATCAGGCCCATCGACGTCTGGATCCCCGAGCAGTTCCGCGACAAGGCCCGGCTGGTGGTGGGCATCGAGTTCGATCGCCGCGATGGCGGTCCCTGGGCCGATATCCCCCACTGGCTTCAGTTCTGCCAGTGGACCATTGCCGCGGCCCCGGGGCACCCCGTCTTCAAGAAGATGATTGATCGCGTGATATACTCGGTGGAGGACTTGTCCATCATCCATGGCGTGCCGGTCAACGAGCTGAAGCTGGGGAGCTTCGAGGTCATGAACTCGACGGGGCCGGCGGCCTGGACGGATGTTGTGTTtgagcagctgcaagagTACAATCCCATCTTGAACGACACGCAGGATCTCTCCTTTATGGAGGAGCCGACGCTTATTGGAGACATCTTGATTCTCCCGATTGACGGGTTCGGCATGGGACAAGCTCATTCGGCCAGTACGAATGACGGGTCCATCCCAGAAGGTGCTATGATGAAGCATCTATTCACGGGATCCTGGAGAGAGGAGTGA
- a CDS encoding uncharacterized protein (EggNog:ENOG41~TransMembrane:11 (o6-24i60-79o91-110i156-176o188-209i278-300o312-335i344-368o388-406i427-450o456-475i)), protein MAIGNIYVIAGVSVVGGALFGFDISSVSAQLAEQSYLCYFNQDENPPTDANGTCGGPRSLVQGGITASMAAGSWLGALISGPLSDRLGRKYSIMVGCIIWVIGSTLSCASQNIGMLIVARIINGLSVGIESAQVPVYIAEISPPSKRGRFIGMQQWAITWGILIMYYISYGCSFIGKQNPVEYNTASWRIPWGLQMVPAFFLFFMMMLLPESPRWLARKDRWEDCRAVLTLVHGKGDPNHPFVAYELQDIKDMCEFERQHADVTYLDLFKPNMINRTFIGLFTQIWSQLTGMNVMMYYIANIFSMAGYTGNAGLLASSIQYIINVLMTVPALLWVDKWGRRPTLLVGSVLMALWMYANAGILATHGVVVPGGIDHVAAQSMKVTGAPAKGLIACTYLFVASFAPTWGPVSWTYPPELFPLRLRGKGVAMATSGNWAFNTALGLFTPVAFANIKWKTYLIFGIFNTVAFFHVLFVFPETAGKTLEETEAMFEDPNGIKYMGTPAWKTKVATSLTIRAEQGDVEAKIGHDTEKPPIHTHEEERTPPPE, encoded by the exons ATGGCTATCGGCAACATCTACGTGATTGCCGGCGTGTCCGTCGTCGGCGGCGCGCTCTTCGGCTTTGATATCTCGTCTGTCTCAGCCCAGCTGGCTGAACAGTCGTATCTATGCTACTTCAACCAAGATGAGAACCCCCCCACCGACGCCAACGGCACCTGTGGTGGTCCCCGTTCTCTGGTCCAGGGAGGTATCACCGCCTCCATGGCGGCTGGTTCCTGGCTAGGAGCTCTGATCTCCGGTCCTCTGTCTGATCGATTGGGACGAAAGTACTCCATCATGGTTGGCTGTATCATCTG GGTCATTGGTTCTACTCTCTCTTGTGCCTCCCAGAATATTGGTATGCTCATTGTCGCCCGTATCATCAACGGTCTCTCCGTCGGTATCGAGTCTGCTCAGGTCCCCGTCTACATTGCCGAAATCTCTCCCCCCTCCAAGCGTGGTCGCTTCATCGGTATGCAGCAGTGGGCCATTACCTGGGGTATCCTCATCATGTACTACATCTCCTACGGCTGCTCCTTCATTGGCAAGCAGAACCCTGTCGAGTACAACACTGCCTCCTGGCGTATCCCATGGGGCCTCCAGATGGTCCccgccttcttcctcttcttcatgatGATGCTTCTTCCCGAGTCCCCTCGTTGGCTCGCCCGTAAGGACCGCTGGGAGGACTGCCGTGCCGTGCTTACTCTCGTTCACGGCAAGGGAGATCCTAACCACCCCTTTGTTGCCTACGAGCTGCAGGACATCAAGGACATGTGCGAGTTTGAGCGTCAGCATGCCGATGTTACCTACCTGGATCTGTTCAAGCCCAATATGATCAACCGCACCTTTATTGGCCTTTTTACTCAGATTTGGTCTCAGCTCACTGGCATGAACGTTATGA TGTACTACATTGCCAAcatcttctccatggccGGCTACACCGGTAACGCTGGTCTGCTCGCCTCATCCATTCAGTACATCATCAACGTCCTCATGACCGTCCCAGCTCTGCTCTGGGTCGACAAATGGGGTCGCCGCCCTACGCTGCTCGTCGGTTCCGTCCTTATGGCCCTCTGGATGTACGCCAACGCCGGTATTCTCGCCACTCACGGTGTAGTCGTTCCCGGTGGTATCGACCACGTCGCCGCTCAGTCCATGAAGGTAACTGGCGCCCCCGCAAAGGGTCTCATCGCCTGCACGTACCTGTTCGTGGCTTCGTTTGCTCCTACCTGGGGTCCCGTCTCTTGGACCTACCCCCCAGAGCTGTTCCCTCTCCGACTTCGAGGCAAGGGTGTCGCCATGGCCACCTCTGGAAACTGGGCTTTCAACACCGCCCTAGGTCTCTTCACCCCAGTGGCTTTTGCCAACATCAAGTGGAAGACGTACCTCATCTTCGGTATCTTCAACACCGTCGCTTTCTTCCACgtcttgtttgttttccccGAGACTGCTGGAAAGACGCTAGAAGAGACCGAGGCCATGTTTGAGGACCCCAATGGCATCAAGTACATGGGAACCCCTGCCTGGAAGACCAAGGTCGCCACCAGCCTTACTATCCGTGCTGAGCAGGGTGATGTTGAGGCCAAGATTGGCCACGACACTGAGAAGCCTCCGATCCACACTcacgaggaggagaggacTCCCCCTCCCGAGTAA